From Corticium candelabrum chromosome 13, ooCorCand1.1, whole genome shotgun sequence, a single genomic window includes:
- the LOC134188886 gene encoding E3 SUMO-protein ligase ZBED1-like, protein MSVREVPDRNYLKEAGLLPPRQCSSEVWRYFGFRGENGKIEDPKHVVCTINKCGAVLKYCGNTTNLAAHMKSRHPLVFMKTSLSRDSNPAKQKEKRAQEDQAVSMSSTVGEKAAFVSPFQLAAKLPTSSKRASVITDAVAYFIAKDMQPVSAVECLGFRSMFKVLEPRYEIPSRKTFTQRVLPALYVKVKESVATVVSLAEWYAITTDCWTSCANNSFIGVTFHTISNDWQLQHLVLENVELPDKHTAENLAASLEDILKQWELDSTKLSGATVDNAANIQKAVADILKWKCLGCFGHTINLCVKAGLKQQQIQVALARCSRLVKFFRKSTVAANLLTKKQAALESPVHKLVKDVETRWNSTYDMVQRIIEQQGPVCATLVELKRLDLLPKEEDFTLLEQLVNVLKPFRDVTIQVQGEQYVTISIIRPLLHHLTENVLQLQETDSSVIKNMKRDMVSNLGSRYQSLSISNLLDCACFLDPRFKSLPFMSEDNRKKLHTFVLEEAIDHYESLNSDTEPAASEEKNEDQLPLPKKHKSELGQLLGDMFTNLSQAKQVTSRDKAENVLQKYLDEPCLNIDENALKWWEQNSSRFPAISKIAQRLLCIPATSTPAERLFSTAGNIISSKRANLDPHNASMLCFLAENLQ, encoded by the exons ATGAGTGTAAGGGAAGTACCAGACAGAAATTACTTGAAAGAAGCGGGTCTCCTGCCTCCTAGGCAGTGCTCTTCCGAAGTTTGGCGGTACTTTGGCTTCCGTGGTGAAAACGGGAAGATTGAGGATCCGAAACAC GTTGTATGCACCATCAACAAATGCGGCGCCGTTCTGAAGTACTGTGGTAACACCACCAACCTGGCCGCTCACATGAAATCTCGTCACCCGCTAGTGTTTATGAAAACAAGTCTCTCAAGAGACTCAAATCCCGCGAAGCAGAAGGAGAAACGTGCGCAAGAGGATCAGGCCGTCTCGATGTCATCTACTGTAGGAGAGAAAGCTGCATTCGTCAGTCCATTCCAACTCGCAGCAAAGCTACCAACATCCAGTAAGAGAGCCTCTGTGATCACTGACGCCGTTGCCTACTTCATTGCTAAAGACATGCAGCCGGTTAGTGCCGTAGAGTGCCTCGGATTTCGAAGTATGTTCAAGGTTCTTGAACCTCGCTATGAAATTCCGAGCCGAAAAACATTCACCCAAAGAGTGCTTCCCGCTCTCTATGTGAAAGTCAAGGAATCAGTTGCAACCGTGGTATCTTTGGCAGAATGGTACGCCATAACAACAGATTGTTGGACCAGTTGTGCCAACAACTCTTTTATCGGTGTCACCTTTCACACCATTAGTAATGACTGGCAGCTTCAGCACCTCGTCCTGGAGAATGTGGAGCTACCTGACAAGCACACAGCTGAGAACCTGGCTGCTAGTCTGGAGGATATTCTGAAGCAATGGGAACTTGATTCTACAAAACTTTCTGGTGCCACAGTAGACAACGCAGCCAACATACAAAAAGCAGTAGCAGATATTTTGAAATGGAAGTGCTTAGGTTGTTTTGGTCACACTATCAATCTATGTGTGAAAGCAGGGCTGAAACAGCAACAGATACAGGTGGCCCTTGCCAGATGTTCCAGGCTGGTCAAATTCTTTCGGAAATCCACAGTTGCTGCGAACCTCCTAACCAAGAAACAAGCAGCGTTGGAGTCTCCAGTGCATAAGCTGGTGAAGGATGTGGAGACACGATGGAATTCCACCTATGATATGGTTCAAAGGATCATAGAACAACAAGGTCCTGTGTGTGCAACACTGGTAGAGCTAAAACGATTAGACCTGTTGCCCAAGGAAGAAGACTTCACCCTGCTGGAGCAGTTGGTAAATGTCCTGAAGCCATTTAGAGATGTGACCATTCAAGTTCAAGGAGAACAGTATGTCACTATATCAATAATTAGACCACTCCTTCATCACCTCACTGAGAATGTGCTGCAACTACAGGAAACTGACTCCTCCGTAATCAAGAACATGAAGAGGGATATGGTCAGCAACCTTGGTTCTCGATACCAATCACTTTCAATTTCAAACCTGCTTGACTGTGCATGCTTTCTTGACCCAAGATTCAAGAGCCTGCCTTTCATGAGTGAGGACAATCGGAAAAAGCTTCACACATTTGTTTTGGAGGAGGCAATCGACCACTATGAGTCTCTAAATTCAGACACAGAACCAGCAGCTTCTGAAGAAAAGAATGAAGACCAGCTTCCACTGCCAAAAAAGCACAAGAGTGAATTAGGCCAGCTTCTTGGTGACATGTTTACCAATCTGAGTCAAGCGAAACAAGTGACCTCCAGGGACAAAGCAGAAAACGTCTTGCAGAAGTATCTTGATGAGCCATGCTTGAACATTGATGAGAATGCTTTGAAGTGGTGGGAGCAAAACAGTTCTCGGTTTCCTGCCATTTCCAAAATTGCCCAAAGACTACTCTGTATACCAGCCACAAGTACTCCTGCAGAAAGGCTCTTTTCAACAGCTGGGAACATTATCAGCTCAAAACGAGCGAACCTGGATCCCCATAATGCATCGATGTTGTGTTTCCTTGCAGAAAACTTGCAGTAG